The following coding sequences lie in one Oscillatoria sp. FACHB-1406 genomic window:
- a CDS encoding ferredoxin, whose amino-acid sequence MSDSEATEARTGAEPELGGIWREVAERSGFEPELGGELRQKGVYVDEATCIGCKHCAHVAPNTFYIEPTYGRSRALRQDGDTEDCVQEAIDTCPVDCIHWVDYTELKQLEQDRQHQVLKHLGFPTSFVPPKRKPRSASPGKGKQVEH is encoded by the coding sequence ATGTCCGACTCTGAGGCAACAGAAGCGCGAACGGGTGCGGAACCCGAACTCGGGGGTATCTGGCGAGAGGTAGCGGAACGCTCCGGCTTCGAGCCGGAGTTAGGCGGCGAACTGCGGCAAAAAGGCGTGTATGTCGATGAAGCTACTTGCATCGGCTGCAAGCACTGCGCCCACGTCGCGCCCAATACCTTTTACATCGAACCCACCTACGGGCGATCGCGCGCCTTGCGTCAAGATGGGGATACAGAAGACTGCGTTCAAGAAGCGATCGATACTTGTCCGGTGGATTGCATCCATTGGGTCGATTACACCGAACTCAAGCAGTTAGAACAAGATCGCCAGCACCAAGTCCTCAAACATCTCGGTTTTCCGACCTCTTTCGTCCCCCCGAAGCGCAAACCGCGATCGGCATCGCCGGGGAAAGGCAAGCAGGTCGAACATTAG
- a CDS encoding DUF1257 domain-containing protein, protein MSHFSNIKTQIRNLSSLQEALDDLEIDWKAGPQSIRGYQGQTRSAEVAIAQDNQYDIGFSWNGSEYELVADLQYWQQPWSVEGFLKRVTQRYAYRAVVSESAKQGFQVAEEQNREDGSIRLVVQRWSA, encoded by the coding sequence ATGTCTCATTTCAGCAATATCAAAACCCAAATTCGCAACTTAAGCTCCTTACAAGAGGCGCTCGACGATCTCGAAATCGACTGGAAAGCAGGCCCGCAGTCGATTCGCGGTTATCAAGGGCAAACCCGCAGCGCTGAAGTTGCGATCGCGCAAGACAACCAATACGACATCGGTTTTAGCTGGAACGGTAGCGAATACGAACTCGTTGCCGACTTGCAATACTGGCAGCAGCCTTGGTCGGTCGAAGGTTTCCTCAAGCGCGTCACGCAGCGCTATGCTTACCGTGCGGTAGTCAGCGAATCCGCCAAACAAGGCTTTCAAGTCGCAGAAGAGCAAAATCGCGAAGATGGTTCGATCCGCTTAGTGGTTCAACGCTGGAGTGCATAA
- a CDS encoding DUF2997 domain-containing protein, with amino-acid sequence METLEFIIYPDGRVQEKVTGIIGSSCAEVTAAIEAQLGRVVSNENTSEYYAKEAQTAAKTTQQTVWGEW; translated from the coding sequence ATGGAAACCTTGGAATTCATTATTTATCCCGACGGTCGCGTCCAAGAGAAAGTCACCGGCATTATTGGGAGTTCTTGCGCTGAAGTTACCGCTGCCATTGAAGCCCAACTCGGGCGCGTGGTTTCCAACGAGAATACTTCAGAATACTACGCAAAAGAAGCTCAAACGGCGGCAAAGACGACTCAGCAGACAGTTTGGGGAGAGTGGTAA